One Desulfovulcanus ferrireducens genomic region harbors:
- a CDS encoding beta strand repeat-containing protein, with protein MGWDGYGQLRGWLAEAVNNTVDPTLVPAIVAALGDFGYPGLRTQGDGTGASEAVIGADSGAVLNGQGGNDLVLGGDGDDILNGGTGNDVLYGGAGGDTYVFNSGDGMDTILESHGDTGTDTLEFGPGILAGDLDIYAEGDKLVFAHSNGSDRISIANWFGSLAADVHRVDTLRFADGKNLDLNTLQLGGDEADTLVGTDANDILVGGAGDDVLYGEAGDDLLNGGTGNDTMTGGTGDDTYVVDSAGDTVIEAVGEGVDTVESHVSYTLADNVENLTLAGTGSSSGTGNEMDNIITGNSGNNSLYGLDGNDSLSGGAGHDLLDGGAGADVMAGNTGDDTYVVDTLADTVIENVGEGTDTVHTHLDYTLGANVENLTLTGTDAVDGTGNELNNVLTGTAADNTLTGLDGNDTLNGGVGADTMLGGAGDDTYVVDDAGDAVIENVGKGTDTVKSSINYTLTDNVESLTLTGTAAIDGTGNELDNVITGNSAANTLTGLSGNDTLDGRAGADTMLGGTGDDIYVVDNGGDVVTENAGEGTDAVKSSINYTLGTNVENLILTGSANIDGTGNELDNELVGNYRSNVLDGGLGADSMAGGAGNDTYILDNTGDTVTEQAGRGSDTVVSPFDYTLGANVENLTLTGDALTGKGNALNNVITGTAADNTLTGLDGNDTLNGAGGADTLIGGRGDDTYVVDSLADTTAEAVNEGVDTVQANLTWTLSDNLDNLTLTGTEAIDGTGNELDNVIIGNAAANTLTGLDGNDTLDGDAVADTMFGGTGDDTYVVDDAGDAVIENVGEGTDTVESSITYTLTDNVENLTLTGTAAIDGTGNELDNVIIGNRGANTLTGLEGNDLLDGGRAADTMAGGIGNDTYIVDNTGDVVVEGLDEGVDNVQASASHTLSDNVENLTLTGTGNINGTGNDLDNTVIGNSGANIIDGGTGADAMAGGTGDDTYVVDNGGDLVTERFNEGTDTVRASIDYTLTDNVENLKLTGNANLSGTGNAQDNTLTGNRGNDLLDGGIGADAMMGGLGDDTYVVDNVGDEVSELESEGTDTVRASIDYTLGDNVENLELTGTADISGTGNILDNSISGNSGVNRIDGAEGADTMSGGAGDDTYVVDNAADVVIEQAEEGIDTVEASISHTLADNVENLVLTGEENLDGTGNGLANALTGNTGDNVLDGGSGIDTMSGGVGNDTYVVDETADLVVENLGEGVDTVLASVDYTLSDNVEHLTLTGGADLAGTGNAMDNTITGNSGINVLSGMGGNDTYIVNNTVDTVVENAGEGTDTVFASTDYTLSDNVENLTLTGSADIDGTGNNLNNTIIGNSGANLIDGATGADAMAGGAGDDTYIADNTGDRVTEGANAGTDLVYSSVSHTLSANVENLTLTGTANINGMGNNLNNVIIGNTADNRLYGQSGNDTLLGGEGNDQLDGGTGGDAMSGGTGNDMYIVDNTGDVVTELEGQGTDTVKSSISYTLTHNVENLTLTGYGYINGTGNALDNVIVGNIRNNTLRGLEGNDTLIGNSGHDTLDGGTGADAMSGGYGNDNLCGR; from the coding sequence ATGGGCTGGGATGGATACGGGCAACTCAGAGGCTGGCTGGCAGAGGCTGTCAACAATACCGTTGATCCGACCCTTGTGCCTGCCATTGTGGCCGCGCTCGGTGATTTTGGCTATCCAGGCTTGCGGACCCAGGGCGACGGTACCGGTGCGAGTGAGGCGGTAATCGGTGCTGATTCCGGAGCTGTGCTTAATGGCCAGGGTGGTAACGATCTCGTTCTGGGCGGTGATGGCGACGACATTCTGAATGGCGGCACGGGCAACGACGTGCTTTATGGCGGCGCAGGTGGTGACACCTACGTCTTCAACTCTGGAGACGGGATGGACACCATTCTCGAGAGCCACGGCGATACCGGAACAGACACTCTGGAATTCGGCCCCGGTATTCTCGCAGGTGATCTGGACATTTACGCCGAAGGCGACAAGCTGGTCTTTGCCCACAGCAATGGCAGCGATCGTATTTCCATTGCCAACTGGTTCGGCAGTTTGGCCGCTGATGTCCATCGGGTGGATACCTTGCGTTTTGCCGATGGCAAGAACCTGGATCTTAACACCCTGCAATTGGGCGGCGACGAGGCGGACACCCTTGTAGGCACCGACGCTAACGACATCCTCGTAGGCGGCGCGGGCGACGACGTGCTCTATGGGGAGGCGGGCGACGACCTGCTTAATGGCGGAACTGGTAACGACACAATGACCGGCGGTACAGGCGATGACACCTATGTGGTTGATAGTGCAGGTGATACTGTGATTGAAGCAGTTGGTGAAGGCGTGGATACAGTGGAATCCCACGTTAGCTATACGCTTGCCGATAACGTGGAAAACCTGACTCTGGCAGGTACCGGCTCTTCCAGCGGCACCGGTAATGAAATGGACAATATTATCACCGGCAACAGCGGCAACAACAGCCTGTACGGCCTGGACGGCAACGATAGCCTCAGCGGCGGAGCAGGCCATGACCTGCTGGACGGCGGGGCGGGAGCGGATGTGATGGCCGGCAACACCGGGGACGACACCTACGTGGTTGATACTCTGGCCGACACTGTCATTGAGAACGTAGGTGAAGGCACGGACACGGTTCACACCCATCTTGACTACACCCTCGGCGCGAACGTCGAAAACCTCACCCTCACCGGCACCGATGCGGTGGACGGCACGGGTAATGAACTGAACAATGTCCTTACCGGCACAGCGGCGGATAACACTCTCACCGGCCTGGACGGCAACGACACCCTGAATGGCGGTGTGGGTGCGGATACCATGCTTGGCGGCGCCGGCGACGATACCTATGTGGTGGATGACGCAGGTGATGCGGTCATCGAGAACGTAGGTAAAGGCACCGATACCGTCAAGTCCTCTATTAATTATACCCTGACCGACAACGTGGAGAGCTTAACGCTCACCGGCACGGCAGCCATTGACGGCACAGGCAATGAACTTGACAATGTTATCACCGGCAACAGCGCGGCTAATACCCTGACGGGCTTGTCCGGCAACGATACTTTGGATGGTCGTGCTGGAGCTGACACCATGCTGGGTGGCACCGGTGACGACATTTACGTGGTCGATAATGGAGGCGACGTTGTGACCGAGAACGCCGGCGAGGGCACTGATGCTGTCAAGTCTTCTATTAATTATACCCTGGGCACCAATGTTGAAAATCTCATTTTGACCGGCTCGGCAAATATTGACGGCACCGGTAACGAGCTGGACAATGAACTGGTCGGCAACTATCGCAGTAACGTCCTTGACGGCGGCCTGGGTGCGGATAGCATGGCTGGCGGCGCAGGCAACGATACTTACATCCTCGACAACACAGGCGACACGGTGACCGAACAGGCAGGCCGAGGCTCCGACACTGTGGTCAGCCCCTTCGACTACACCTTGGGTGCCAACGTGGAGAACCTCACCCTTACCGGCGATGCCCTCACCGGTAAGGGCAACGCGTTGAACAACGTCATTACCGGCACGGCGGCGGACAACACACTCACCGGCCTGGACGGCAACGACACCCTGAATGGCGCCGGCGGTGCGGACACCCTCATCGGCGGCCGGGGTGATGACACCTATGTAGTGGACAGTTTGGCCGACACTACTGCCGAAGCAGTTAACGAGGGCGTGGACACGGTGCAGGCAAATCTTACCTGGACGCTGTCAGACAACCTGGACAACCTGACTCTGACCGGTACGGAAGCCATTGACGGAACCGGAAATGAGCTTGACAATGTTATCATCGGCAACGCGGCTGCCAATACCCTGACCGGCCTGGACGGCAACGACACCCTGGATGGTGATGCGGTAGCAGACACCATGTTTGGCGGCACCGGCGACGATACCTATGTGGTGGATGACGCAGGTGATGCGGTCATCGAAAACGTAGGTGAAGGCACCGATACCGTCGAATCTTCCATTACATATACCCTGACCGATAACGTCGAGAATTTAACGCTCACCGGCACGGCAGCCATTGACGGCACAGGCAATGAACTCGACAACGTAATCATTGGCAACAGAGGGGCCAATACGCTCACCGGGCTGGAGGGGAACGACCTGCTTGATGGCGGCAGGGCGGCAGACACCATGGCTGGCGGCATTGGCAATGACACCTATATCGTAGACAATACGGGTGACGTAGTGGTCGAGGGGCTTGACGAAGGCGTTGACAATGTGCAGGCCAGCGCCAGCCATACCCTGTCCGACAATGTGGAAAATCTCACCCTCACTGGTACAGGCAACATCAACGGTACCGGCAATGACTTGGACAATACCGTCATCGGCAATAGCGGCGCTAATATTATTGATGGTGGCACCGGGGCTGATGCTATGGCCGGTGGTACAGGTGACGACACCTATGTGGTGGACAACGGTGGCGACCTTGTCACTGAAAGATTCAACGAAGGTACGGATACCGTTCGGGCAAGCATCGATTACACCCTGACCGACAACGTAGAGAACTTGAAGTTGACCGGCAACGCCAACCTATCCGGCACCGGCAATGCGCAGGATAATACCCTCACCGGCAACAGAGGCAATGACTTGCTTGACGGTGGCATAGGCGCAGATGCCATGATGGGTGGCCTCGGAGATGACACCTATGTGGTGGACAATGTCGGTGACGAGGTTTCCGAGCTTGAGAGCGAGGGAACTGATACTGTCCGGGCGAGCATCGATTATACCCTCGGCGATAATGTTGAGAACCTGGAGTTGACCGGCACGGCTGATATCAGTGGTACCGGTAACATCCTGGACAACTCCATCAGCGGCAACAGTGGCGTTAACCGTATTGACGGTGCGGAAGGGGCGGACACCATGTCCGGCGGGGCAGGTGATGATACCTATGTCGTTGATAACGCCGCAGACGTGGTGATTGAGCAGGCGGAAGAGGGAATCGATACCGTTGAGGCGAGTATCAGTCACACCCTGGCCGATAACGTCGAGAATCTCGTTCTTACCGGTGAGGAGAATCTTGATGGTACTGGTAATGGGCTGGCCAATGCCCTGACCGGTAATACCGGCGATAATGTTCTGGACGGCGGCAGCGGCATCGACACCATGAGTGGCGGTGTTGGCAACGATACCTATGTGGTGGACGAGACTGCTGACTTGGTTGTGGAGAACCTGGGAGAGGGAGTCGACACCGTGCTTGCCTCAGTCGACTATACCCTAAGCGATAATGTCGAGCATCTGACCTTGACCGGTGGTGCGGACCTTGCCGGAACCGGTAATGCCATGGACAATACCATCACCGGCAATAGCGGTATTAACGTGCTCTCCGGCATGGGTGGCAACGACACCTACATTGTCAATAACACGGTTGATACGGTAGTAGAGAATGCGGGCGAGGGCACGGACACCGTGTTTGCCTCTACGGACTACACCCTGTCTGACAATGTGGAAAACCTCACCCTGACCGGCTCGGCCGACATCGACGGCACCGGAAATAATCTGAATAACACTATTATCGGTAATAGCGGGGCCAACCTTATCGATGGTGCCACTGGAGCCGACGCCATGGCCGGTGGTGCAGGCGACGACACTTACATTGCCGACAACACAGGCGATCGGGTCACAGAAGGAGCCAATGCCGGCACCGACCTGGTCTATTCCTCGGTGAGCCACACCTTGTCTGCCAACGTGGAGAACCTGACCCTGACCGGTACGGCAAACATTAACGGCATGGGCAACAACCTCAATAATGTCATTATCGGCAATACGGCAGACAACCGGCTTTATGGCCAGTCCGGCAATGATACCCTGCTTGGCGGCGAAGGCAATGATCAACTCGATGGCGGTACAGGCGGTGACGCCATGAGCGGCGGGACCGGCAACGATATGTATATCGTCGACAATACGGGCGACGTGGTAACCGAACTTGAAGGCCAAGGCACGGATACAGTTAAGTCGAGCATCAGCTATACGTTGACCCACAACGTAGAGAACCTGACCCTCACCGGCTATGGATACATTAACGGCACCGGTAATGCGCTAGACAATGTGATTGTCGGCAACATCCGTAACAACACCCTGCGGGGCTTGGAGGGCAACGATACCCTGATCGGTAACTCCGGCCACGATACCCTGGATGGCGGGACGGGCGCCGATGCTATGAGCGGTGGCTATGGTAACGATAACCTATGTGGTAGATGA
- a CDS encoding calcium-binding protein — translation MVTITYVVDDVGDVVSETYGQGTDHVRSSIDYTLTDNVENLTLTGTADLNGTGNNLNNVITGNTGNNVIDGQGGNDTLYGNTGDDTLIGGDGNDRLYGQGGSDQLFGNAGSDTLDGGSDGDAMAGGSSNDTYVVDNVGDIVTENVNEGTDLVQSSITYTLTDNVENLTLIGSAEINGIGNELNNVIRGNSAANVLTGLAGDDT, via the coding sequence ATGGTAACGATAACCTATGTGGTAGATGATGTCGGCGACGTGGTGAGTGAGACCTATGGCCAGGGCACCGACCATGTGCGCTCCAGTATCGACTATACCTTGACCGATAATGTCGAGAACCTGACCCTGACTGGTACGGCTGACTTGAACGGTACCGGCAACAATCTCAATAACGTAATTACCGGCAACACGGGCAACAATGTCATTGATGGTCAGGGCGGCAACGACACTCTGTACGGCAATACGGGCGACGATACCCTGATCGGCGGTGACGGCAATGACCGGCTCTATGGCCAAGGGGGCTCGGACCAACTCTTCGGCAATGCGGGCAGCGATACCCTGGACGGCGGCAGCGATGGAGATGCCATGGCCGGTGGCAGCAGTAACGATACCTATGTTGTGGATAATGTCGGTGATATTGTTACGGAGAACGTGAACGAGGGCACCGATCTTGTCCAGTCCTCCATTACTTATACCTTGACCGATAATGTGGAGAACCTGACCTTGATCGGTTCTGCCGAGATCAACGGCATCGGCAACGAGTTGAATAACGTAATCCGGGGCAACTCTGCGGCCAATGTTCTCACAGGTTTGGCTGGTGACGATACTAT